One Gadus morhua chromosome 1, gadMor3.0, whole genome shotgun sequence DNA segment encodes these proteins:
- the LOC115549768 gene encoding uncharacterized protein LOC115549768 yields MVGNPCARKLARRSKSALIAALSVLLIQTLIVRNFSTLDSSEDGGKGADRSPEKRDHRVGGGQQNLQKLKKTELSPQILWNLHRCTVESILTQCFKAHSSLEMYQQQSYSWEEDDFQLPYGVENVAINSQIAIGPTSCTTAPPGPSNGHPAQWFQTVGGRDAGLGVYLSRDLQKASRYPIDPALPDSERVVFRVKVNVGNVIAINRQRHPRQKNWHDYRYGEVFDTAWCPPDCGMTKSGLEEDCVWDPNRIKIDRCIAPTPAPLMQGHTVAEAPGSMAEAPGAMIIMGMGIILSFIFAIFGSR; encoded by the exons ATGGTCGGCAACCCGTGTGCTCGCAAGCTGGCCCGGCGATCCAAGTCTGCGCTGATCGCAGCACTGAGCGTGCTGCTCATCCAGACACTCATCGTGCGGAACTTCAGCACACTGGACTCGAGCGAGGACGGCGGGAAGGGCGCCGACAGGAGCCCCGAGAAGAGGGACCACCGAGTGGGCGGAGGTCAACAAAACCTACA GAAACTGAAGAAGACTGAACTCTCCCCTCAGATCCTCTGGAACCTCCATCGGTGCACCGTTGAGAGCATCCTCACCCAGTGCTTCAAG GCACATTCCTCTTTAGAAATGTACCAACAGCAGTCCTACTCCTGGGAGGAAGATGACTTTCAGCTTCCATATGGAGTTGAGAATGTGGCCATAAACAGCCAAATTGCGATCGGACCTACGTCATGTACCACGGCACCACCAGGACCAAGCAACGGCCATCCAGCGCAATGGTTTCAAACAGTCGGCGGACGGGATGCTGGGCTTGGCGTCTACCTCAGCCGTGACCTGCAAAAGGCCAGCAGGTATCCCATCGACCCTGCTCTACCTGACTCAGAGCGGGTGGTGTTCAGGGTGAAGGTCAACGTGGGGAACGTGATCGCGATTAACCGCCAGCGCCATCCTCGCCAGAAGAACTGGCACGATTACCGGTACGGGGAGGTCTTCGACACTGCCTGGTGCCCCCCGGACTGCGGCATGACGAAGAGCGGCTTGGAGGAGGACTGCGTCTGGGACCCAAACCGCATCAAGATAGACAGGTGTATCGCTCCAACCCCGGCCCCCTTAATGCAAGGGCATACCgtggctgaagccccagggtctatggctgaagccccaggggcTATGATCATCATGGGCATGGGTAttattttatcatttatttttgcTATTTTTGGCTCAAGATAG